From Magnolia sinica isolate HGM2019 chromosome 13, MsV1, whole genome shotgun sequence, one genomic window encodes:
- the LOC131224128 gene encoding uncharacterized mitochondrial protein AtMg00810-like, with the protein MYVDNLIITGDDDGEIERTRENMSVRFQMKELGELKHFLRPEIDRSNKGIFLYQQKYAKDLLKKYGMLKCKPIATPIEANARLCSEEGKDLEDTTMYRQIVDLGLLYKKGGACKIVGYCDADDGGDHDTRRSTTGYVFNLDSGAISWCSKRQPTVSLSTTEAEYRAIAMAAQAST; encoded by the exons ATGTATGTGGATAACTTGATCATCACTGGAGATGATGACGGTGAGATTGAAAGGACAAGAGAGAACATGTCCGTGCGATTCCAAATGAAGGAACTTGGAGAACTGAAGCATTTTCTTAGGCCGGAGATTGACCGAAGCAACAAAGGCATATTCCTCTATCAGCAGAAGTATGCCAAAGACCTATTAAAGAAATATGGGATGCTCAAATGCAAGCCAATTGCCACACCTATTGAGGCTAACGCCAGGCTATGTTCGGAAGAAGGAAAAGACTTGGAAGATACAACTATGTATCGACAAATAGTTG ATCTTGGTCTATTATACAAGAAAGGTGGAGCATGCAAGATAGTTGGGTACTGCGATGCTGACGATGGTGGTGATCATGACACACGACGATCAACTACTGGATACGTATTCAACCTTGACTCAGGAGCAATCTCTTGGTGTAGTAAGAGACAACCTACAGTATCTTTATCAACCACGGAGGCTGAATACAGAGCAATAGCGATGGCAGCACAAGCAAGCACATAG